The Litchfieldia alkalitelluris genome has a window encoding:
- a CDS encoding HD domain-containing protein, with the protein MTYANEKLSEEKVFKDPVHRYVHVRDKVIWDLIATTEFQRLRRIRQLGTTYVTFHGAEHSRFNHSLGVYEIVRRMTDDIFVDRPYWEKSERLLCLCAALLHDLGHGPFSHSFEKVFHLDHEDFTQGIILGDTEVNSVLKKVAKDFPKKVAEVIAKTYENKLVVSMISSQIDADRMDYLQRDAYYTGVSYGHFDMERILRVMRPQEDQVVVKSSGMHAIEDYIMSRYQMYWQVYFHPVTRSSEVILTKILHRAKKLFEQNYDFKTKPTHFYSIFKNEVSIKDYVKLDEAVILFYFQAWQEEEDEILKDLCTRFIDRKLFKYVEFNPSEQMMELMELTNLFKKAGINPDYYLVVDSSSDLPYDFYRPGEEEERLPIHLLMPSGEIRELSRQSEIVDAISGKRRTDHKLYFPEDLVRSLSSKSTVKKKIKELLDIQ; encoded by the coding sequence ATGACATATGCGAATGAAAAACTAAGTGAAGAAAAGGTTTTTAAAGACCCTGTACACCGTTATGTCCATGTCAGGGACAAGGTAATCTGGGACCTAATTGCCACAACTGAGTTTCAAAGACTTCGTCGTATTAGGCAACTTGGTACCACCTATGTTACCTTTCATGGAGCAGAACACAGTCGTTTTAACCATTCCTTAGGTGTTTATGAGATCGTAAGAAGAATGACCGATGATATTTTTGTGGATCGTCCATATTGGGAAAAGAGTGAACGTCTTTTATGTCTCTGTGCAGCTCTCCTTCATGATCTAGGACATGGTCCTTTTTCCCATTCGTTTGAAAAAGTCTTTCATCTTGACCATGAAGATTTTACACAGGGAATTATTTTGGGTGATACAGAGGTTAATAGTGTCCTAAAAAAAGTGGCAAAAGACTTCCCTAAGAAAGTCGCAGAAGTGATCGCTAAAACTTATGAAAATAAGCTCGTGGTTAGTATGATATCAAGTCAAATTGATGCCGATCGAATGGATTATTTACAACGCGATGCTTATTATACTGGGGTAAGTTATGGCCATTTTGATATGGAGCGAATTTTACGTGTAATGAGACCACAAGAAGATCAAGTGGTAGTAAAAAGCAGTGGCATGCATGCAATTGAAGATTATATAATGAGTCGTTATCAAATGTATTGGCAAGTATATTTTCATCCGGTCACTAGGAGCTCAGAGGTTATACTGACAAAGATTTTGCATCGTGCGAAAAAACTCTTTGAACAGAATTATGACTTTAAAACGAAGCCAACCCATTTTTATTCAATTTTTAAAAATGAAGTTTCCATTAAGGATTATGTAAAACTTGATGAGGCTGTTATTCTCTTCTATTTTCAAGCTTGGCAGGAAGAAGAGGATGAAATTTTAAAGGACTTATGCACAAGGTTCATTGATCGCAAGTTGTTTAAGTATGTAGAATTTAATCCGAGTGAACAAATGATGGAATTAATGGAGCTTACGAATTTATTTAAAAAAGCAGGGATTAATCCTGACTACTATTTGGTTGTGGACTCATCCTCAGATTTACCATACGATTTTTATCGTCCAGGAGAGGAAGAAGAAAGGTTACCGATTCATCTCCTTATGCCAAGTGGAGAAATTCGAGAACTTTCACGTCAATCTGAAATTGTAGATGCAATTTCCGGTAAAAGACGGACAGACCATAAGCTTTATTTTCCGGAGGACTTAGTTAGGAGTCTTTCATCTAAATCTACGGTAAAAAAGAAAATTAAAGAGCTTTTAGATATACAGTAA
- a CDS encoding YwgA family protein, whose protein sequence is MLTGHAKIMKAFSAAGEIIGRKKLQKMIYIAKKIDFPFFEKYNFHFYGPYSEELTLKVEELCNLGFLNEIKEKKGGYSQYKYTLTEKGEQFLSHYELDMPPLNETMQNLNEQNARFLELVSTVLYFDNLPKEEVKEKIFTLKSKQRYTEEEVDEAYNYIASIQKQVVTN, encoded by the coding sequence TTGTTAACCGGACACGCTAAAATCATGAAAGCTTTTTCGGCTGCGGGGGAAATTATCGGTCGAAAAAAATTGCAAAAAATGATCTATATCGCAAAGAAGATTGATTTTCCATTCTTTGAAAAATATAATTTTCACTTCTATGGTCCTTATTCAGAAGAACTTACGTTAAAAGTAGAAGAACTATGTAACTTGGGCTTCTTAAATGAAATTAAGGAAAAAAAAGGTGGATACAGTCAATATAAATATACATTAACTGAAAAAGGGGAACAGTTTCTAAGCCACTACGAATTGGACATGCCCCCTTTAAATGAAACCATGCAAAATTTAAATGAACAAAATGCCAGATTTCTTGAATTAGTATCAACTGTTCTTTACTTTGATAATTTACCTAAGGAAGAAGTAAAGGAAAAGATTTTCACCCTAAAAAGCAAACAACGTTATACAGAAGAAGAAGTTGATGAGGCATATAATTACATTGCTTCAATCCAAAAGCAAGTAGTAACAAACTAA
- a CDS encoding Dps family protein, translated as MQQHDNHGFAPDEFKLSKSGFDPKMPGHTTSHQNEMILRQEPRTAKKQGSGISLPYETRLEMGLQLDEHMCALTVALHQYNKHHWLTEGAESFLSLHHLLDEHREKTMKHIDEIGERVARLGVVPTAHPVTQHEISYIKHEVEGRYTMRDFIRNDLEHEIKIQGMLRKTIDRAHELKDFGTVQVLEEVLTDREDLGYHLWSVLEDDSLVRGMTHILDGKADLADNRHLNDNLIQ; from the coding sequence ATGCAACAACACGATAATCATGGATTTGCACCAGATGAATTTAAGCTATCAAAATCTGGATTTGACCCAAAAATGCCTGGTCACACAACATCGCACCAAAATGAAATGATCCTTCGCCAAGAGCCACGTACTGCCAAAAAGCAAGGAAGTGGTATCAGTCTTCCTTATGAAACAAGATTAGAGATGGGTCTGCAACTTGATGAGCATATGTGCGCTTTAACTGTAGCGCTACATCAATATAATAAACACCACTGGTTAACAGAAGGAGCAGAAAGTTTCTTAAGCTTACACCACCTTCTAGATGAGCATAGAGAAAAAACGATGAAACATATTGATGAGATTGGTGAGAGAGTGGCAAGACTGGGGGTGGTTCCAACTGCACACCCTGTTACACAGCATGAGATATCATATATCAAACATGAGGTTGAAGGTCGTTACACAATGAGAGATTTCATTCGTAATGACCTAGAGCATGAAATTAAGATTCAAGGGATGCTGCGCAAAACAATTGATCGTGCACATGAATTAAAGGATTTTGGAACAGTCCAAGTATTGGAAGAAGTGCTAACGGATCGCGAGGATTTAGGTTATCACTTATGGAGTGTTCTTGAGGATGATTCACTTGTTCGTGGCATGACCCATATTTTAGATGGTAAAGCAGATTTAGCTGACAATCGCCATTTAAACGATAA